The following DNA comes from Riemerella anatipestifer ATCC 11845 = DSM 15868.
ATTTATGCCGAAGGGCAGAGGCGTTATGTGGAGAGTTTAAGCTCTTATGCTAGGCAGTTTTTGGGACGATTGGAAAAGCCAAAGATAGACGATATTAAAGGTTTAGCACCATCTATCGCCATACAACAGAAAGTAATTTCTTCTAATCCAAGGTCCACAGTAGGAACTTCCACCGAAATTTACGATTATCTTAAATTATTGTTTGCTCGTGTGGGGCGTACCTATTCACCTGTGTCTGGTGATGAGGTGAAAAAGGACAGCATTTCTGATGTCATTTCTTATATAGAAGAAAATCCTAATCAAGAGTTTCTACTCACAGCACCGCTTTCTTTTGCTGATGGTGATTTTAAATCATTGTTAAATACATTGAAAGTTTCAGGATTTACTAGATTGGAAATTAACGGAAATATCGCTGAAATAGAAGATTTAGAGAGTTTCGGCTTCGTTCCTGAAAAAGAGATGTCGCTTAATTTGGTTATTGACCGCTTTGTTTACGAGGACGATGAGTATTTTCTGCAACGCTTAGCAGATTCTATCCAAACAGCTTTTTACGAAGGGCACGGCTCTTGTGCTTTAAAAAATATTGAAACACAAAAAATAAAACATTTTTCTAACCTTTTTGAAGCTGATGGTATTTCTTTTTTAGAACCAAATCTTCATTTTTTCAGTTTTAATAATCCTTACGGAGCGTGTCCTACTTGTGAGGGTTATGGTAAAGTGGTTGGGATAGATGAAGACTTAGTAATTCCTAATAAAAGGCTTTCGGTTTACGAAGATGCCGTCGCTTGTTGGAAAGGAGAAACGATGAGCGAGTGGAAAATGCATTTTATCAAAAACGCTCCAGATTTTCCAATCCATAAACCCTATTTTGAACTTACTAAAGAGCAAAAACAACTCTTATGGAGAGGAACAGGAGCTAAAAATTTCCCTTGTATAGACCAGTTTTTCCGTATGCTGGAGGAGAATTTGTATAAGATACAATACCGAGTGATGCTTTCTCGTTACAGGGGTAAAACCAAATGTCCCGACTGCGAAGGTCTAAGATTAAGAAAAGAAACCGAATGGGTAAAAGTGGGAGGGCATAACATACAATCGTTAATGGAATTACCATTAGACGAACTTCTGCCTTTAATTAAGAATCTTAAACTTACCAAACACGAGCAAGAAATTGCTAAAAGGCTACTCTACGAAATTACTACTAGACTAGAGTTTTTGTTAAAAGTAGGCTTGGGATATTTAACGTTGAACCGTACTTCTAATACTTTGTCAGGTGGAGAAAGTCAAAGGATTAACTTAGCGACTAGCTTGGGGAGTTCTTTGGTTGGGTCTATTTATATTTTGGACGAGCCTTCCATTGGGCTACATTCACAGGATACCGAGAATTTAATAGAAGTTCTAAAGAATTTAAGAGATTTAGGTAATACCGTTATTGTTGTGGAACACGATGAGGATATTATGCGTGCCGCAGATTATATTATAGATATAGGTCCAGAAGCCGGTTTCCTTGGGGGAGAGCTGGTCTTCGCAGGCGATTTTAAAGACCTCAAAGAAGCCGATACTTTAACTTCTAAATACCTTACAGGAAGGCTAGAAATAGCAGTGCCAAAAAGGAGAAGGAGAGCTAAATCGTTCATCAATATCAAAGGAGCAAGACAAAATAACCTTAAAAATATAGATGTTGATATTCCTTTGGAGAATTTGGTGGTGGTTACGGGAGTGTCGGGCTCTGGTAAATCTACATTGATGAAAGAGGTTTTGGCTAACGATATTCAAATCCAGTTAGGAATGGGAGGCAAAAAAGCCGACTACGATTATGTGGAATTTCCGCCTCAACTTGTGAAGCATATAGAGCTGATAGATCAAAATCCTATCGGAAAATCGTCTAGGTCTAATCCTGTAACCTATCTTAAGGCTTATGATGATATTAGAGATTTGTTCGCTAAGCAGCGTCATTCTAAAACTATGAATTTGAAGCCTAAGCACTTTTCGTTTAATGTAGATGGTGGGAGATGTGATGAGTGTAAAGGTGAGGGTATTATTACCATATCTATGCAGTTTATGGCAGATGTGGAACTAGAGTGTGAGCACTGTAAAGGTGCAAGATTTAAGTCCGAAATATTGGAAGTTAAATTTGATGAGAAAAACATTGCAGATATTCTACAAATGACGGTAGATGAAGCGATTGATTTCTTTAGTGATAATAAACAAGATAAAATAGTTACGAAACTAAAACCATTGCAAGAGGTAGGTTTAGGCTATCTTAAACTAGGGCAAAGTTCTTCTACGCTTTCGGGTGGGGAAGCTCAAAGGGTAAAGTTGGCTTCATTTTTAGTGAAGGGCGTAACTACGGAGAAAACGCTTTTCATCTTTGATGAACCTTCCACAGGGCTTCATTTTCACGATATACAGAAATTATTAACCTCATTACAGGCACTTATAGAGCTGGGGCATTCTGTAGTAGTTATAGAGCATCAGCCAGATATTATTAAGTCAGCAGATTGGATCATAGATATAGGTCCTAACGCAGGTAAGTATGGTGGAGAAGTGGTTTTTGCTGGAACACCTGAGGATTTAGCAAAAGATAAAAAATCCAAAACTGCTAAATTCGTAGCCGAAAAACTTTAAAATAAAAAAGGTATCTCGTTTTATAGTGAGATACCTTTTTTATTATTTGTATTGATTATTACAACTTAAACTCTAGTTTCACATTAAAGAATCGTCCTGTAAGTCTTACAGGTACTGGGTAAATGTAACCTGTATTGGCATCGTTAATCCATTGGTTAGAAATGGTATTGTTGATGTTGAATGCATTAAACACCTGAACGCCTAAAGTCAATTCTTTAAAATTTCGCCAAAAAGGAGAATGAGCTTTAAAATCTTTTTGGTCTATAAAAACTTTGGATAACCCTATATCTACTCTTTTGTAAGCAGGGAGTGTTTTTTGATATTGATAAGGGTCGGCAAAAACAGACGCTCCGTTAGGTAGTCCACTAGCGTAGATTAAAGTAAGATTGACTCTCATACTAGGGAACTTAGGCATATAGTCTTGATAGAACATAGCAACCCTAAATCTTTGGTCTGTTGGTCTTGGGATATAGCCTTTGTTATCAATGTTTTCAAACACTCTAGCATAGCTTAAAGATAGCCAAGAATCTACTCCAGGAACAAACTCTCCAAATAATCTCGTATCTATACCATAGGCATAACCTTCGGAATTGTTTTGCCCAGAATATCTTATACGAACATTATCCACATAGTAAGGGATAAGGTGGTTCATCTTTTTATAATAGGCTTCCGTAGTGAGCTTAAATAGGCGATCTTTCCATTGAAATTCGTAGTCGTTGCCTAAAATGAGTTGCAAAGACTGCTGGGCTTTTATATTAGAATTAAAATTGCCTTCCAAATCCTTTATTTCTCTATAAAAAGGAGCTTGGTAGTAAATGCCTCCTGCTAGTCTAAATAGCATATCTGTATCCCAATCAGGCTTAATGGCTATTTGTAATCTAGGAGAAATAATGGTTTGATTATTAAAGCTCCAATGTTGCGTCCTGACACCTCCATTGATGAAAACTTTGTGCGTTTGCCAAAAGAATTTTTTAGAAGCTTGTACATAAGCCGAAAGTCGGCTAGGCTGTATTTCGTTTTGACCTCTAATATTGAATTTTAACTTTAAGTCCGATGGGTCTAGCTGTCCAATAACCGCAGAAGCTCTAGGTGTACTATAACCTAAAGAGTCGGCAAGTTGCCATTCATTGGTATAGTCTTGTAGAAATTCTTTTTCGTATTTAATTCCTACCTCATAATCAGTATTTACATCAGGCGAAAATCTCGCTCTAAATTGAGACCCTAAAGTTCTTACTAATAAATCATTTCTAGCGTGGTCTATCTGTCCACCTATATCATAAGAAACGGTTGGCTCTCCAGTAACAGGATTATAAGCCTGTAATTCGTAGGCAGAAGAGATAGTATAATATTCTTTCTCTCTGTTCTGATAAGCAAAATTATCTAATGAGAACTTCCATTTTTTATTAGGTTTAAAATGAACTGAGGCCGTCCCCATCATATTTTTATAAGTATCGTTTTCTCTTCCGTTGTAAAACACGGTAAGCGTCATTGGGGCTTGCAAAGTCCCAAAATTAACTTTTCGTTGTTTAGGAAGCATCGTGTAGTCATTTTTAGCATAATATCCAATGAAAGATAATTGCCATTTAGGATTGATATGGTAATTGATGAAGGTTTGAATATCAAAGTTTTGAGGGTTGAAATCCGTATCTTCATTGAGTGTGTTAAGTACTAGATTGGTATTACGATAACGCCCTGAAACCAAAGCGGTTAATTTTTTATCTTTAGATGCACCGCCTAGCGTTAGTCTACCTCCAATAAGGCTGGCTTCTCCTGATACCTCTGTTTTTTCGGGTTCTCTATAATAAACATTAAGAGCAGACGACATCTTATCACCGTATCTAGCTTCAAAGCCACCTGAAGAAAAATTAACGGTAGAAACCATATCAGGGTTGATGATGCTCATACCTTCCTGTTGGGCATTTCTAATGAGGAAAGGACGATAAAGTTCCACATCATTGATGTAGATTAAATTTTCGTCATAATTTCCACCTCTTACCATATATTGGGAGGAGAGCTCGGTATTGGAGTTTACCGAAGGCAAAGTTTTAATAAGCCCTTCAATACCACCTGAAATAGAAGCAATTTGC
Coding sequences within:
- a CDS encoding TonB-dependent receptor plug domain-containing protein gives rise to the protein MKKIYLILAVLPYLAVAQKTKEIEEVVFQKRAKKKVTDLTNTNISAKEAQQIASISGGIEGLIKTLPSVNSNTELSSQYMVRGGNYDENLIYINDVELYRPFLIRNAQQEGMSIINPDMVSTVNFSSGGFEARYGDKMSSALNVYYREPEKTEVSGEASLIGGRLTLGGASKDKKLTALVSGRYRNTNLVLNTLNEDTDFNPQNFDIQTFINYHINPKWQLSFIGYYAKNDYTMLPKQRKVNFGTLQAPMTLTVFYNGRENDTYKNMMGTASVHFKPNKKWKFSLDNFAYQNREKEYYTISSAYELQAYNPVTGEPTVSYDIGGQIDHARNDLLVRTLGSQFRARFSPDVNTDYEVGIKYEKEFLQDYTNEWQLADSLGYSTPRASAVIGQLDPSDLKLKFNIRGQNEIQPSRLSAYVQASKKFFWQTHKVFINGGVRTQHWSFNNQTIISPRLQIAIKPDWDTDMLFRLAGGIYYQAPFYREIKDLEGNFNSNIKAQQSLQLILGNDYEFQWKDRLFKLTTEAYYKKMNHLIPYYVDNVRIRYSGQNNSEGYAYGIDTRLFGEFVPGVDSWLSLSYARVFENIDNKGYIPRPTDQRFRVAMFYQDYMPKFPSMRVNLTLIYASGLPNGASVFADPYQYQKTLPAYKRVDIGLSKVFIDQKDFKAHSPFWRNFKELTLGVQVFNAFNINNTISNQWINDANTGYIYPVPVRLTGRFFNVKLEFKL
- the uvrA gene encoding excinuclease ABC subunit UvrA, with the protein product MNIKNNIFVKNAHLNNLKNIDVLIPKNKLVVVTGVSGSGKSSLAFDTIYAEGQRRYVESLSSYARQFLGRLEKPKIDDIKGLAPSIAIQQKVISSNPRSTVGTSTEIYDYLKLLFARVGRTYSPVSGDEVKKDSISDVISYIEENPNQEFLLTAPLSFADGDFKSLLNTLKVSGFTRLEINGNIAEIEDLESFGFVPEKEMSLNLVIDRFVYEDDEYFLQRLADSIQTAFYEGHGSCALKNIETQKIKHFSNLFEADGISFLEPNLHFFSFNNPYGACPTCEGYGKVVGIDEDLVIPNKRLSVYEDAVACWKGETMSEWKMHFIKNAPDFPIHKPYFELTKEQKQLLWRGTGAKNFPCIDQFFRMLEENLYKIQYRVMLSRYRGKTKCPDCEGLRLRKETEWVKVGGHNIQSLMELPLDELLPLIKNLKLTKHEQEIAKRLLYEITTRLEFLLKVGLGYLTLNRTSNTLSGGESQRINLATSLGSSLVGSIYILDEPSIGLHSQDTENLIEVLKNLRDLGNTVIVVEHDEDIMRAADYIIDIGPEAGFLGGELVFAGDFKDLKEADTLTSKYLTGRLEIAVPKRRRRAKSFINIKGARQNNLKNIDVDIPLENLVVVTGVSGSGKSTLMKEVLANDIQIQLGMGGKKADYDYVEFPPQLVKHIELIDQNPIGKSSRSNPVTYLKAYDDIRDLFAKQRHSKTMNLKPKHFSFNVDGGRCDECKGEGIITISMQFMADVELECEHCKGARFKSEILEVKFDEKNIADILQMTVDEAIDFFSDNKQDKIVTKLKPLQEVGLGYLKLGQSSSTLSGGEAQRVKLASFLVKGVTTEKTLFIFDEPSTGLHFHDIQKLLTSLQALIELGHSVVVIEHQPDIIKSADWIIDIGPNAGKYGGEVVFAGTPEDLAKDKKSKTAKFVAEKL